The following are from one region of the Muntiacus reevesi chromosome 3, mMunRee1.1, whole genome shotgun sequence genome:
- the GAREM2 gene encoding GRB2-associated and regulator of MAPK protein 2 yields MEKLAAGLAGLRWSMGAFPLDLIVSRCRLPTLACLGPGEYAEGVSERDILLIHSCRQWTTVTAHTLEEGHYVIGPKIDIPLQYPGKFKLLEQARDVREPVRYFSSVEEVASVFPDRIFVMEAITFSVKVVSGEFSEDSEVYNFTLHAGDELTLMGQAEILCAKTTKERSRFTTLLRKLGRAGALAGVGGGGGGGGGPGGAGAAGGGGGARPIKGKMPCLICMNHRTNESLSLPFQCQGRFSTRSPLELQMQEGEHTVRAIIERVRLPVNVLVPSRPPRNPYDLHPVREGHCYKLVSIISKTVVLGLALRREGPAPLHFLLLTNTPRFALPQGLLAGDPRVERLVRDSASYCRERFDPDEYSTAVREAPAELADDCASPRRARLCLPAPPRALVPARAPGPGPPGDGDQEYVIPDWAGGPEPAAPPAEIPYEELWTHQAAEGLAESRTRPLPGPDLISFGAAGPPRLEPEAAPPPVPPKSEAVKEECRLLNAPPVPPRGGSGRLSGSPPVPPRFPKLQPVHSPSSSLSYYSSGLQDGAGSRSGSGSPSPDAYSLYCYPCTWGDCKVGESSSRPPPGPLPSTTQPSQASRALVEPLSGRAASLLGADTPAKTYHGCPPPFKPSHPQKRFAPFGALNPFSGPAYPTGPSAASSSGPAAASGPLATSSPAYSPGLGSPGQAYSAASASSCPTSSSSSSEWQEPSLEPFDPFELGRGSSPEPELLRCQEPRAVGAPGPGLSPLGPPKAFEPESLVLRQGPAPLSPAAPQGPEAGGARLLLTQGRLEGPPASPRDGATAWGGREAASWQPPADLSALSLEEVSRSLRFIGLSEDVVSFFARERIDGSIFVQLSEDILADDFRLTKLQVKKIMQFIKGWRPKI; encoded by the exons GGAAGTTCAAGCTCCTGGAGCAGGCCCGGGATGTTCGGGAGCCAGTGAGGTACTTCAGCAGCGTGGAGGAGGTGGCCAGCGTCTTTCCTGATCGCATCTTTGTGATGGAAGCCATCACCTTCAGTGTCAAG GTGGTGTCAGGGGAGTTCAGCGAGGACAGCGAGGTGTACAACTTCACGCTGCACGCGGGCGATGAGCTCACTCTCATGGGCCAGGCGGAGATCCTGTGCGCCAAGACCACCAAGGAGCGCTCCCGCTTCACAACCCTGCTGCGCAAGTTGGGCCGGGCTGGGGCGCTGGCCGGggtgggcggcggcggcggcggtggcggcggcccGGGGGGCGCGGGGGCCGCGGGTGGCGGCGGGGGCGCCAGGCCCATCAAAGGCAAGATGCCCTGCCTAATCTGCATGAACCACCGCACCAACGAAAGCCTGAGCCTACCCTTCCAGTGCCAGGGCCGCTTCAGCACGCGCAGCCCGCTGGAGCTGCAGATGCAGGAGGGCGAGCACACGGTGCGCGCCATTATCGAGCGCGTGCGGCTCCCGGTGAACGTGCTGGTGCCCAGCCGGCCACCCCGCAATCCCTATGACCTGCACCCGGTGCGGGAGGGCCACTGCTACAAGCTGGTCAGCATCATCTCCAAGACAGTGGTGCTGGGGCTGGCGCTGCGCCGCGAGGGCCCGGCGCCGCTGCACTTCCTGCTGCTCACCAACACGCCGCGCTTCGCATTGCCGCAGGGCCTCCTGGCCGGGGACCCGCGCGTCGAGCGCCTGGTGCGCGACAGCGCCTCCTACTGTCGCGAGCGCTTCGACCCCGACGAGTACTCGACCGCAGTGCGCGAGGCGCCAGCCGAGCTGGCCGACGACTGCGCCAGCCCGCGCCGCGCGCGCCTCTGCCTGCCCGCGCCCCCGCGCGCCCTCGTGCCCGCCCgcgcccccggccccggcccaCCGGGCGACGGCGACCAGGAGTACGTGATCCCCGACTGGGCCGGCGGGCCGGAGCCCGCCGCGCCGCCCGCCGAGATCCCCTACGAGGAGCTGTGGACGCACCAGGCGGCCGAGGGCCTAGCCGAGAGCAGGACCCGGCCGCTCCCAGGGCCCGATCTCATCTCCTTCGGAGCCGCCGGGCCGCCCCGCCTGGAGCCCGAGGCGGCGCCGCCTCCCGTGCCTCCCAAATCCGAGGCG GTGAAGGAGGAGTGCCGCCTGCTCAACGCCCCTCCTGTGCCCCCGCGGGGTGGCAGTGGCCGGCTCTCGGGTAGCCCCCCAGTACCCCCACGCTTCCCTAAGCTGCAGCCCGTCCACTCCCCCAGCTCTAGCCTCTCCTACTACTCCTCGGGCCTCCAGGATGG GGCGGGGTCCCGAAGTGGCAGTGGCTCTCCATCACCCGACGCCTACTCCCTCTATTGCTACCCCTGTACCTGGGGAGACTGCAAGGTGGGCGAGTCCTCCAGCCGTccacccccaggccccctgccctcaACCACGCAGCCCAGCCAGGCCTCCCGGGCCCTTGTGGAGCCCCTGAGTGGTCGAGCTGCCTCCCTCCTGGGGGCCGACACCCCCGCCAAGACCTACCACGGCTGCCCACCTCCATTcaagccctcccacccccagaaaCGCTTTGCTCCGTTTGGAGCTCTTAACCCCTTTTCTGGGCCTGCCTACCCCACGGGCCCTTCAGCGGCCTCCTCTTCCGGGCCTGCAGCTGCCTCAGGTCCCCTGGCTACCTCCAGCCCCGCTTACTCCCCAGGCCTGGGCTCTCCAGGCCAGGCCTACTCGGCAGCTTccgcctcctcctgccccacctcctcctcctcctcctctgagtgGCAGGAACCCTCCCTGGAGCCCTTCGACCCCTTTGAGCTGGGCCGGGGCAGTTCTCCAGAGCCTGAACTGCTGCGCTGTCAGGAGCCCAGAGCCGTGGGGGCACCTGGGCCAGGCCTCTCGCCACTTGGACCCCCCAAGGCCTTTGAGCCCGAAAGCTTGGTGTTGCGGCAGGGCCCTGCCCCACTGTCACCGGCGGCCCCGCAGGGCCCCGAGGCCGGTGGAGCGCGACTCCTTCTCACCCAGGGGCGCCTCGAAGGGCCTCCTGCCAGTCCCCGGGATGGGGCCACGGCCTGGGGAGGCCGAGAAGCCGCCTCCTGGCAGCCCCCCGCTGACCTGTCTGCactctccctggaggaggtctcCCGAAGTCTACGTTTCATCGGGCTCTCAGAGGATGTGGTCAGCTTCTTTGCCCGAGAGCGCATTGACGGCAGCATCTTCGTGCAGCTCAGTGAGGACATCCTGGCAGATGACTTCCGCCTGACCAAgctgcaggtcaagaagatcaTGCAGTTCATCAAAGGCTGGCGGCCCAAGATCTGA